TCACGAAACGGACGGCACAGAGGCCGTCCCTCCAAAATGAGACTTTGGGTGGATACGCCGTGCATCCCGGCCAAACGCTTCGGGTTTGGTGGCAGGCCTCGCAGAGATTTATCCCGAGGCACTCATGGCCGGCTTCGGGGCCAAACCCGGCCATCCTCGGGATGGAGTTGAGACAGTTTCCCAACAGGCCGCATGCGCCGGCGCATTGCTTCGTCTTATGTGAGAAAAACTAATGATTTTTGGCGCCGCGCCAGAATCGTCGCTTCTATTGGGCAGAAACGGTTTGAATAACCAGCCGGTTGTCCTCTAAAACAGGAGGCTCGTTCAAGCGGGTTTTCCATCCGCGCCTTCTCAACTCAAATCCTGTATCCATCATGCCACTCGCTGTCGGTTCCAAAGCTCCTGATTTCGTCCTCAAGTCCAAGACCGCCGACGGTCTCCGCGACATCAAGCTCAGTGACAATTTCGGCAAAAAGCAGACCGTGCTGCTTTTCTTCCCGCTCGCGTTCACCAGTGTGTGCACCGAGGAAATGTGCGACACCTCCGGCGGCCTCTCCGACTACGAGGCGCTCGGCGCCAGCGTCATCGCCGTGAGCGTGGACAGCCCGTTCGCACAGGAAGCCTGGGCCAAGGCCAACGGCATCAAGCTCACGCTCGCCAGCGACCTGAACAAAACCGTCATCAAGGCATACGACGTGCTTTTCCCGGGGCTGGCCGGCATCGGTGACACCGCCGCGCGCGCCGCGTTTGTCATCGGCAAGGACGGCGTCGTCAAGTATGCCGAGCAAACGCCCACGCCGAAAGACCTGCCTCACTTCGAGGCCATCAAGGCGGCGCTGGCGAAGTAAAGATGATAGATCCCAAAATCCCGAAATCACAAAATCTCCCAAAATACGAAGTGTGCTCGTTGCCTGTTTTTGGGATTTTGAAATTTTGGATTTTTTTGGGATTTGGAATTTTGGGATTTGGGATTTTTAACCCTTGCGCATTCCATCCATCCAACAGCACACCACCAACCGCATCAACAACCGCACACCAGCATCCGACCTGACACCATTCGCAGCCACCTCATGAGCAGCCACCTCCCGAACCCTTTCAACACCCTCCAGAGCTTTTCCGCCAACGGCGAGCGGCACCGTTTCTACTCGCTGCCCGCGCTCGAGGCGGCCGGCGTGGGCCGCGTGTCGCGCCTGCCGGTCTCCATCCGGCTCGTGCTCGAATCGCTCCTGCGCAACTGCGACGGCAAACGCGTCGCCGAGCAGGCCGTGCGCGAACTCGCGGGCTGGGGGGCCAGGGCGCCGCGCACGGAGGAGATTCCCTTCGTCGTCGCCCGCATCGTGTTGCAGGATTTCACCGGGGTGCCGCTGCTCGTGGACCTCGCCGCCATGCGCGCCGCGGTGGCGAAGCTGGGCAAGAACCCGAAGATCATCGAGCCGCTCGTGCCGGTCGATCTCGTGGTCGACCACTCCGTGCAGGTCGATGTGGCCGGCTC
This genomic stretch from Termitidicoccus mucosus harbors:
- a CDS encoding redoxin domain-containing protein; amino-acid sequence: MPLAVGSKAPDFVLKSKTADGLRDIKLSDNFGKKQTVLLFFPLAFTSVCTEEMCDTSGGLSDYEALGASVIAVSVDSPFAQEAWAKANGIKLTLASDLNKTVIKAYDVLFPGLAGIGDTAARAAFVIGKDGVVKYAEQTPTPKDLPHFEAIKAALAK